The following coding sequences lie in one Heyndrickxia oleronia genomic window:
- the comGD gene encoding competence type IV pilus minor pilin ComGD, whose amino-acid sequence MIVLKGSRGFTLIEVLIVLLVLTIFLLLGSASVKKMRGSIERNVFITQLEADLYYAQSYAINRHESVLVQFYPFYDQYTALSTSDSTVLFDRKLPPSIDMLSGGSLTSYTILPSGNISKFGTLRFKSDKREMKLIFYIGRGRFRFEQ is encoded by the coding sequence ATGATCGTGCTAAAAGGGTCAAGGGGTTTTACACTTATTGAAGTTTTAATAGTTTTACTTGTTTTAACAATTTTCCTGCTTCTTGGGAGCGCAAGTGTCAAAAAAATGAGGGGGTCAATTGAAAGGAATGTATTTATAACCCAACTTGAAGCAGATCTTTATTATGCACAGTCCTATGCCATTAATCGCCATGAATCAGTATTGGTTCAGTTTTATCCCTTTTATGATCAATATACAGCCCTTTCAACAAGCGATAGCACAGTCCTCTTTGATCGAAAACTACCTCCATCAATCGACATGTTAAGTGGTGGCAGTTTAACCTCATATACAATATTACCGAGTGGAAATATAAGTAAATTTGGAACACTGCGTTTTAAGAGTGATAAACGTGAGATGAAGCTGATATTTTATATTGGAAGGGGGAGATTTCGATTTGAACAATAG
- the comGC gene encoding competence type IV pilus major pilin ComGC: MKILKNKSGFTLIEMLVVLLIITVLIFVAIPNITKHSKSINNKGCEAFVQMVQGQVQAYEMEYKKFPNTIQELVNEGYLVEKKTKCPNGNEISINSEGKVIEVKDPS; this comes from the coding sequence ATGAAAATATTAAAAAATAAAAGTGGTTTCACATTAATAGAAATGCTTGTTGTCTTATTAATTATTACGGTATTAATTTTTGTTGCCATTCCTAATATTACAAAGCATAGTAAATCGATAAATAATAAAGGATGTGAGGCTTTTGTTCAAATGGTACAAGGACAGGTTCAGGCGTATGAAATGGAATATAAAAAATTTCCGAATACGATTCAAGAATTAGTAAATGAAGGGTATCTAGTAGAGAAAAAGACAAAATGTCCGAATGGGAATGAAATTTCCATCAATTCTGAAGGAAAAGTCATAGAAGTAAAGGATCCATCATGA